From the Salvelinus sp. IW2-2015 unplaced genomic scaffold, ASM291031v2 Un_scaffold3790, whole genome shotgun sequence genome, one window contains:
- the LOC112076490 gene encoding protein tweety homolog 3: MDDPINSINFRPSPRVSHPVCTLRYDGVEGLIYLVLFSFVTALMFSSIVCSVPHTWQSKRTDDEDGEDESAAQGNRGAGPHDNLYRVHMPSLYSCGSSYGSEASIPATAHTVSNAPVTEYMTQNANFQTPRCENTPLIGRESPPPSVSAHFLVYTLLQYAPSEP, from the exons ATGGACGACCCCATTAACAGTAtaaactttagaccgtcccctcgcgtTTCACATCCTGTTTGTACACTACGTTATGATGGAGTGGAGGGGCTGATCTACCTGGTGCTGTTCTCCTTCGTCACAGCTCTCATGTTCTCCTCCATCGTCTGCAGTGTGCCACACACCTGGCAGAGCAAGAg GACGGATGATGAGGATGGAGAAGATGAGTCTGCTGCRCAAGGCAATCGGGGGGCGGGTCCTCATGATAACCTGTACCGCGTGCACATGCCCAGTCTCTACAGCTGTGGTAGCAGCTACGGCAGCGAAGCTAGCATCCCCGCTACGGCCCACACTGTCAGCAATGCCCCTGTCACTGAGTACAT GACCCAGAACGCAAACTTTCAGACCCCCAGGTGTGAGAACACGCCTCTGATTGGCAGGGAATCCCCTCCACCCTCTGTAAGTGCACACTTTCTAGTATACACTCTACTACAGTATGCCCCCTCCGAACCCTGA